The proteins below come from a single Burkholderia sp. PAMC 26561 genomic window:
- a CDS encoding NAD-dependent protein deacetylase, which produces MNTPFPSASSALSNPLLEFVERYPQLFVLTGAGISTESGIPCYRDKEGQRTGRAPILLKDFLGSEFARKRYWARSMIGWPMLAGAAPNAAHLAVARLERLGVFERLVTQNVDGLHTSAGNTHVIELHGNIGRVRCMTCGDETPRAALQQRLIADNPGFVGLAALPVADGDAQLEGYDFNAVQVPPCTRCGGMLKPDVVFFGEGVPRTRVDAAAAALDQADAMLVLGSSLMVYSGFRFCEWAARAGKPIAAVNLGHTRADALLQFKVEAQCGPVLSGLADALEGNR; this is translated from the coding sequence ATGAATACTCCCTTCCCAAGCGCATCTTCCGCGCTCTCCAATCCGCTTCTGGAGTTTGTCGAACGGTATCCGCAACTGTTCGTTCTGACCGGTGCCGGTATTAGTACGGAATCCGGAATACCTTGCTATCGCGACAAGGAAGGTCAGCGCACGGGTCGCGCGCCCATCCTGCTGAAGGATTTTCTCGGCTCCGAGTTCGCGCGCAAGCGCTACTGGGCGCGCAGCATGATCGGCTGGCCGATGCTCGCGGGCGCCGCGCCCAATGCGGCGCATCTGGCGGTAGCGCGGCTGGAACGGCTGGGTGTTTTCGAACGGCTCGTCACGCAAAATGTCGACGGACTTCATACGAGCGCGGGCAACACGCACGTGATCGAACTGCATGGCAACATTGGCCGGGTGCGCTGCATGACATGTGGTGACGAGACGCCGCGGGCGGCGCTACAGCAGCGGCTCATTGCGGATAACCCGGGCTTCGTTGGATTGGCAGCATTGCCGGTGGCGGACGGCGATGCGCAACTGGAAGGCTACGATTTCAACGCGGTCCAGGTGCCGCCTTGCACGCGCTGCGGCGGGATGTTGAAGCCTGACGTCGTGTTTTTCGGCGAGGGCGTGCCGCGCACGCGCGTGGATGCGGCTGCGGCCGCGCTCGATCAGGCCGATGCCATGCTCGTGCTCGGCTCGTCGCTGATGGTGTATTCGGGTTTTCGGTTTTGCGAATGGGCGGCGCGTGCCGGCAAGCCCATCGCGGCGGTCAATTTGGGGCACACCCGGGCGGATGCGCTCCTGCAGTTCAAGGTCGAAGCCCAATGTGGGCCGGTGCTGTCCGGCCTGGCCGATGCGCTCGAAGGCAACCGGTAA
- a CDS encoding MFS transporter, with protein MQTQCAIPLAAGVGRGLGASHRWKVLGVGVAANVSFSAAIAGIPTTAVWLRADYHLGNSALGLALGAMGLGVAISELPWGVATDRWGDRPILLTGLATVAAAFLAMMLFVVPSAASVPSLLWLVLSMCGVGLLGGSVNGSSGRAIMRWFQEGERGLAMSIRQTAVPLGGGLGALILPWLASTGGFRLVYGVLAAMCTAAGWLAWRWLHEPPETPAPAVSASNVAVAAAVSPLRDAMIWRVVLGIGILCIPQFAVLTFATVFLHDFAHVGLPGITATMVAVQLGAMIMRVWSGRFTDKHGNRRAYTKVSTLIAVGAFIVLAVGTGYGLSEGWLIGFIVFAGICVSAWHGVAYTELATLSGKDRAGTALGMTNTAVYVGLFVTPLSIPHLLAAGSWGVVWLVAAACALVAYPLFPKPGKS; from the coding sequence ATGCAAACTCAATGCGCAATTCCCTTGGCGGCAGGGGTGGGACGTGGTCTTGGCGCCTCCCATCGCTGGAAGGTGCTCGGCGTTGGCGTGGCGGCGAACGTCAGTTTTTCGGCGGCGATCGCGGGCATTCCGACCACGGCCGTCTGGTTGCGCGCGGATTATCACCTCGGCAACTCGGCGCTTGGACTGGCGCTCGGCGCGATGGGCCTGGGCGTGGCGATCTCCGAACTGCCATGGGGCGTGGCGACTGACCGGTGGGGCGACCGTCCGATCCTTCTCACCGGCCTGGCGACCGTGGCGGCTGCGTTCCTCGCGATGATGCTGTTCGTGGTGCCATCGGCGGCGTCGGTGCCTTCGTTGCTGTGGCTGGTGTTATCGATGTGCGGCGTCGGTCTGCTCGGCGGCAGCGTCAACGGATCGAGCGGACGCGCGATCATGCGCTGGTTTCAGGAAGGCGAACGCGGCCTCGCGATGAGCATCCGCCAGACCGCCGTGCCGCTCGGCGGCGGCCTCGGCGCGCTGATCCTGCCGTGGCTTGCATCCACAGGCGGCTTCCGGCTCGTCTATGGTGTGCTGGCGGCCATGTGCACGGCCGCAGGGTGGCTTGCATGGCGCTGGCTTCATGAGCCACCTGAAACACCCGCGCCCGCAGTGTCCGCATCGAACGTTGCGGTTGCTGCAGCCGTCAGCCCGCTGCGTGACGCGATGATCTGGCGCGTGGTGCTGGGCATCGGCATCCTGTGCATTCCGCAATTTGCCGTGCTCACGTTCGCCACGGTTTTCCTGCACGACTTCGCGCATGTCGGCCTGCCCGGCATCACGGCCACGATGGTCGCCGTCCAGCTCGGCGCAATGATCATGCGCGTCTGGAGCGGCCGGTTCACCGATAAACACGGCAACCGCCGCGCTTATACAAAAGTGTCGACGCTGATCGCGGTTGGTGCGTTCATCGTGCTCGCGGTAGGGACGGGGTATGGGTTATCCGAAGGCTGGCTGATTGGGTTTATCGTGTTCGCGGGGATTTGCGTATCGGCGTGGCATGGCGTGGCTTATACCGAACTCGCCACGCTCAGCGGGAAAGACCGTGCGGGAACCGCGCTTGGGATGACGAATACTGCCGTGTACGTGGGTTTGTTCGTCACGCCCTTGTCGATCCCGCATCTGCTCGCGGCGGGATCGTGGGGGGTGGTCTGGCTGGTCGCGGCTGCCTGTGCGCTGGTCGCGTATCCGTTGTTTCCAAAGCCGGGCAAAAGCTGA
- a CDS encoding PA4780 family RIO1-like protein kinase, producing the protein MKTPKRLLPLLEEGLIDEVIGQLMSGKEATVYVVRSGDSTRCAKVYKDAKQRSFRQAASYREGRTVKNSRQARAMEKGTRYGRQMQEEAWQNAEVDALFRLANAGVRVPQPYICTDGVLLMELVVDAQGDVAPRLNDVDMSHDRALELHAALLREVVRMLCAGMIHGDLSEYNILLASDGPVIIDLPQAVDAAGNNEASAMLQRDVENLATYFGQFAPELLKSNYGKEMWTLYEAGLLTVDTKLTGHVEADTTPVDLEAVMQEIEDIRLEEEARIRREQEQGN; encoded by the coding sequence ATGAAAACACCAAAAAGACTGCTGCCATTGCTGGAAGAAGGGCTGATCGACGAGGTCATCGGCCAGTTGATGAGCGGCAAGGAAGCGACCGTATATGTGGTACGAAGCGGCGATTCCACCCGTTGCGCGAAGGTCTATAAGGACGCGAAGCAGCGCAGCTTCCGTCAGGCGGCGTCGTATCGCGAGGGACGCACGGTGAAGAACAGCCGGCAAGCGCGTGCGATGGAAAAAGGCACGCGCTACGGCCGGCAAATGCAGGAAGAGGCGTGGCAGAACGCAGAAGTCGATGCGCTGTTCCGGCTGGCGAATGCCGGCGTTCGTGTACCGCAGCCGTACATATGCACCGACGGCGTGTTGCTGATGGAACTCGTGGTGGACGCGCAAGGCGACGTCGCGCCGCGACTGAACGACGTGGACATGAGTCACGACCGCGCGCTCGAATTGCACGCCGCGCTGCTGCGTGAAGTGGTGCGCATGCTGTGTGCGGGCATGATTCACGGCGACTTGTCCGAGTACAACATCCTGCTTGCATCGGACGGTCCGGTGATCATCGACTTGCCGCAGGCCGTCGACGCCGCCGGGAACAACGAAGCGTCCGCCATGCTGCAGCGTGACGTGGAAAACCTCGCGACCTACTTCGGCCAGTTCGCGCCGGAATTGCTCAAGTCGAACTACGGCAAGGAAATGTGGACGCTCTACGAAGCGGGACTGCTCACCGTGGATACGAAGCTCACAGGCCACGTCGAAGCCGATACAACCCCGGTCGATCTCGAAGCCGTGATGCAGGAGATCGAGGACATCCGGCTTGAAGAAGAAGCGCGCATCCGGCGCGAGCAGGAACAGGGCAACTGA
- a CDS encoding FAD-dependent oxidoreductase has translation MAGPMQQAARLDDIPEDHGIRVTLSDTPILLVRQGDDVHAFSADCPHAGAPLEEGAVCNGRIVCPWHKGTFAIDDGRVIEPPALIGLKRYPVSVENGNVLVSSQAEEPPANFPSADTRMFAIIGAGAAGAAACTALREGGFHGRIVLIGPESGEPYDRTALSKFVASGDMPPGEVPSLLPEGFATKRRIERIEAQVIKLDAADKRIDLPNELTLHYDAALICTGGTPKPMDVPGANLSRVHLLRSRDDAATLDASLKDAKKAVIVGASFIGLEVASSLKKRGLDVTVVAPGKIPLATQFGDELGLMFKRLHEKNGVEFRMESKVKALIGGDAVHAVELDGGETIPADVVIAGTGVRPATDFLQGIALAHDGGIKVDSAMRAAPGLYAAGDVAQFPVPRSDADLRIEHWRVAQQHARVAALNMAGGDEHYTGVPYFWTYHFGKRFEYLGHASEHDDVLIDGDLNSQAFIAYLIKDGNVAAIVACDREAPTAKLAEAMRATLTLDEARSVAGNQS, from the coding sequence ATGGCAGGACCGATGCAGCAAGCAGCACGGCTGGACGACATTCCCGAGGACCACGGCATACGGGTGACGCTGTCCGATACCCCAATCCTCCTCGTGCGGCAAGGTGACGACGTCCACGCGTTTTCGGCGGACTGCCCGCACGCCGGCGCGCCGCTCGAGGAAGGCGCCGTGTGCAACGGGCGCATCGTGTGTCCTTGGCACAAGGGCACGTTCGCAATCGACGATGGCCGCGTGATCGAGCCGCCCGCGCTGATCGGCTTGAAACGCTACCCAGTGTCGGTGGAAAACGGCAACGTGCTGGTTTCGTCGCAAGCCGAAGAACCGCCCGCGAATTTTCCATCCGCCGATACACGCATGTTTGCGATCATCGGCGCGGGCGCGGCCGGTGCTGCTGCATGCACCGCGCTACGTGAAGGCGGCTTTCACGGACGTATCGTATTGATCGGGCCAGAGTCCGGCGAGCCGTACGACCGCACGGCGTTAAGCAAATTCGTTGCCTCCGGCGATATGCCGCCCGGCGAAGTTCCGTCGCTACTGCCCGAAGGTTTCGCCACGAAGCGGCGCATCGAGCGCATTGAAGCTCAGGTCATCAAACTCGATGCCGCCGATAAACGCATCGACCTGCCCAACGAACTCACGCTGCATTACGACGCGGCGCTGATCTGCACGGGTGGTACTCCCAAACCCATGGACGTTCCCGGCGCGAACTTGAGCCGCGTGCATTTGCTGCGTTCACGCGACGACGCTGCAACGCTCGACGCATCGCTCAAGGACGCGAAAAAAGCGGTCATCGTGGGGGCGAGTTTTATCGGGCTGGAGGTGGCGTCATCGCTTAAAAAACGCGGTCTCGACGTGACCGTGGTCGCGCCCGGCAAGATCCCGCTCGCTACGCAATTCGGCGATGAACTCGGCCTGATGTTCAAGCGGCTGCACGAGAAGAACGGCGTCGAGTTCCGGATGGAATCGAAGGTGAAGGCGTTGATTGGCGGCGACGCCGTTCACGCTGTCGAGCTTGACGGCGGCGAGACGATTCCGGCGGATGTGGTGATCGCAGGAACAGGCGTAAGGCCGGCGACCGACTTCCTGCAAGGCATTGCGCTCGCGCATGACGGCGGCATCAAGGTCGACAGCGCCATGCGCGCCGCGCCCGGACTGTACGCCGCCGGAGACGTCGCGCAGTTTCCGGTGCCACGTTCCGATGCGGACCTGCGCATAGAACACTGGCGCGTCGCTCAGCAACATGCACGCGTTGCCGCGCTGAACATGGCCGGTGGCGACGAGCACTACACCGGCGTGCCTTATTTCTGGACCTATCATTTCGGCAAGCGCTTCGAATACCTCGGCCACGCAAGCGAGCATGACGATGTCCTGATCGACGGCGATCTCAACTCGCAGGCTTTCATCGCTTATCTGATAAAGGACGGCAACGTCGCGGCAATTGTTGCGTGCGATCGGGAAGCGCCGACGGCAAAGCTCGCAGAAGCGATGCGTGCAACCCTCACGCTCGATGAAGCCCGCAGCGTTGCAGGTAACCAAAGCTGA
- a CDS encoding LysR substrate-binding domain-containing protein, producing MPQTNFEIASLRTFVVGMELGSFAKAADRIGRSTSAVSAQIRKLEEQAGAPLFKKAGRNLALTDAGETMLRFARRLVDLNDEAAVAVRGPDLEGWIRLGLQEDFGEIMLPDVLGRFSRAHPKVRIEARVARNTELFERIDSNELDLALVWGDASSAARETRPGVQHELIAEPRMCWIGSSTLPWNPAADEPLPLVAFDRACLFFSAATAELDRMNIRWRVAFTSPSLSGLWAAAAAGLGLTVRTQYGLPRSVCALDAHAAGLPDLPSLPLSLMRASFKSAPPVERLASIILDSVRGGAASFERMAA from the coding sequence ATGCCGCAAACCAATTTCGAAATCGCGTCGCTGCGCACATTCGTGGTCGGCATGGAGCTTGGGAGCTTTGCGAAGGCGGCGGATCGGATTGGGCGTTCGACTTCGGCCGTCAGTGCCCAGATCAGGAAGCTGGAAGAGCAGGCTGGCGCGCCGTTGTTCAAGAAGGCGGGCCGCAACCTTGCGTTGACCGACGCCGGCGAGACCATGCTGCGCTTTGCGCGCCGCCTCGTCGATCTCAACGACGAAGCGGCCGTCGCCGTGCGCGGCCCCGATCTGGAGGGATGGATCAGGCTCGGGCTGCAGGAGGACTTCGGCGAGATCATGCTGCCCGACGTGCTCGGCCGGTTTTCTCGCGCGCATCCGAAGGTCCGTATTGAAGCGCGCGTGGCGCGCAATACGGAACTGTTCGAGCGTATCGATTCGAACGAACTCGACCTCGCGCTGGTTTGGGGCGACGCGTCATCGGCCGCGCGGGAAACCCGGCCCGGCGTCCAGCATGAGCTGATCGCCGAGCCGCGGATGTGCTGGATCGGTTCATCCACCCTGCCCTGGAATCCGGCCGCCGATGAACCGCTGCCGCTGGTCGCGTTCGATCGCGCGTGCCTCTTTTTTAGCGCGGCGACGGCGGAACTCGATCGCATGAACATCCGCTGGCGCGTCGCGTTCACGAGTCCGAGCCTGTCCGGTTTGTGGGCCGCTGCCGCTGCGGGACTCGGGCTGACAGTGCGGACGCAATACGGCTTGCCAAGGTCGGTTTGCGCGCTCGATGCACACGCCGCAGGGCTGCCCGATTTGCCGTCATTGCCGTTGTCGCTCATGCGGGCGTCGTTCAAATCTGCGCCGCCTGTCGAACGGCTTGCATCGATCATTCTCGATTCCGTGCGCGGCGGGGCGGCATCGTTCGAGCGCATGGCGGCCTGA